The stretch of DNA CTGTCTTCGGTCTGGCCGGGGAAATCCGAACTGATGATATTGATCGTCAGCCGGCCTTCCAGCATATGATCCAGAGTCGCGATGGTCCGCGCCAGCATGATGGGCTGCATCTCACCACATCTGACAGCGGCCAGCAGGTTCATCTTTTCGGTGATCGGCGCACAGCCGGCAACAAAGGACAGCGTATCCTGGCCAACCTGATAGGAAGACGGACACAGAATATTCCGGAACCCGTTCGCCTCGGACCGCTTTACAATTTCCGAACAATGCGCCCAGCTTGACCGCAGAGTCCCATCCGGCACGCCGAGATGCTGGAAGTCATCCGAACAGAGCGCCGAAAAGAAGCTGATTTCCGCCGCATCGAGGTCAGGGCTTGTGATTGGAACTATCGTCATGTCGTCTCCCGTAGCGCGTGTGATGGAAGCATCTATCACAAGATTAATCAATGGTGTATCAATTTGGCATGACAGACGATTATGACACCATTGCCGAACAGGGCGCGCTGCCGGTTTACATGCAGATTGCCGAGCTTGTTGCGCGGCAGATCGAGGCCGGCCTTCTGAGTGAGGGACAGCGCCTGCCGCCGGAACGCGAGATGGCGCGCCAGCACGGCGTTGCGGTGGGAACACTTCGCAAATCACTGGCACGCCTGACGGAAATCGGCCATCTCGACCGACGCCAGGGTTCGGGGAATTACATTCGCCGCACCAGTCACACCGCCTCGCTTTATTCTCTGTTCCGGCTTGAAAGGCCGGATGGAGGCGGGTTGCCATCGGCACGGCTGCTGTCATGCCAGCGTGTTCGCAAGCCCGACGATCTGCCATCCTTTGGGACAGCTTCTGACGGATATCGGTTTCGGCGTCTGCGCTTTCTTGACAGCATTCCGGTGGCGATCGAGGAAATCTGGCTTGATGGTGACGCGGCCCCGGAAATCGATCCGGCGCGGGTCTCGCAGTCGCTTTATCAATTCTATCGCGACGAGCTTGGCCTGTGGATCACCAGGACCGAAGACCAGGTGGCACTGGCGCAGCTTCCCGACTGGACAGTGGATCAATTTCCATTGCCGGCAGGATCGACTGTCGGATATGTGGAACGATATGGCTGGTCGCAGCATGATCAGCGAATCGAATTCTCGCGAAACTGGTTCGACCCGAACACCGCACGTTTCATCGCCAGACAGGGGCCAATGACGCCTGCATCCAATCTGCCAGTCAACGCGCCGGATCAGTGAAACAGAACCGCAATGAAACACGGCACACTATAGTAATATGGCCGTAAAACAACAGGATAGAATGACATGACCGTTCATTATGGGGTAATCGGCTGCGGCATGATGGGCCGCGAACATCTGGCCAATATCGCGCTGATGGAAGATGCCGCTGCCAGCGTTATCTTCGAACCTGATCCCAAAATGGCCGCCGCCGCCGCCGCCGCCGCGCCGGATGCCATACTTGCTGACAGTATCGAATCGCTGCTTGCGCATGACAAATTGGACTGTCTTCTGATTGTCAGCCCGAATCATTGCCATACCAGCCAGCTGCAGATGATCGCCAGCAAGGTCAGCCTGCCTATCCTTGTGGAAAAGCCGCTGTTCACCGACCCGGCCGATCTGGCCAACATCGAGGCGTTCCGGGACAGCTATGCCGCCCCGGTCTGGGTTGCGATGGAATACAGATATATGCCGCCGATGCAGCGGTTTCTGGATCAGCTTGACGCGGCAACCGGTGGCATCAGGATGCTGAGCATTGTCGAGCATCGCTATCCCTTCCTCGAGAAAGTCGGCAACTGGAACCGCTTCAACGCCAATTCCGGTGGCACCTTTGTCGAGAAATGCTGTCACTTTTTCGATCTGATGAGGCTGGTTCTTGGCTCTGACCCCGTTCGGGTGATGGCCACTGGCGGGCAGGAGGTGAACCATCTCGATGAACGCTATGACGGCACGGCCCCCGACATCTGGGATTGCGGCTATGTCATCGTCGATTTCGCGAATGGCACCAGGGCGATGCTGGAGTTGTCGATGTTCGCCGAGGGATCGGAATATCAGGAGATGGTCCATGCTGTCGGGCCTGACGGCAAGCTGGAAGTCAAAATACCCGGCCCGGCACGGTTCTGGTCCGGCCCCGAGGACCGGCGGCCGGTCCCCCATATCGTGGCCAGTCCGCGCCACCCCTGTGCCCCGGTGGTCATTGACGTGCCGGTCGATGACGTCATCCTAGCGGCTGGCGACCATAACGGGTCGACATATCATCAGCATCTGAAGTTTCTTGATGTTGTGCGTGGCAGCGGACGGGTCGAGGTCGGGCTGGATGACGGGATATGGGCCGTCCGCATGGGCCAGGCGGCGCAGGAATCGGCCCGCACAGGCATGGCGGTGACATTTTAATCCGCCTGGTAATCCGCCTGTCCGAATGTGACAGGGCCAACAGTGATGGGGGCTGGAAACGATCCGGGACTAGAAATAGTCCGGAAAGTCCGCGTCTTCGATAAAGGTCTTGCGGCCAATCCGGCGAATGTTGTCGATGGCCGCTTCGTCAAGCCACGGCGCGGTCGCCGCGGCCAGCGAAGGGCGGTTGCCGACCCGCGCGAACCAGTCGGTGACACGCGGGAACCGTGACTCCCACAAGCGCGAGACCCCGATACAGTCGAGCCGGAAGAAATAGGCGGTGACAAGCGCGTCGGCGAGACCGTAATCCGGCCCCATCAGCCAGCCATGCGTGGCAAGGGATTCCTCCATCTCGGCACACATGCGCTGCAATCGTGACAAGGCAACCGGAACATAGTACGACTGCGCGCCATGTTCCATCAGGTCCAGGGTCTTTTGCACCCTGATCCTGTCCGGCATCGCATCCCAGCGGGCCTGCAGCTCTTCCGGCGATTTCGCCAGCAGCATCTGCCGCTGATAGCTGGAAAAGGTCAGCGTGTTCACACTGTCATGATATTCCAGCGTGTTCAGCCCCCAGATCCGGGTGTGCGCCTGTGCCGCCGGATCGGTCGGCATCAGCCTGTTATGCGCGGACAGACCATCAAGATATTCCGAGATCACGCTGGATTCGCGGATCAGCACGCCGTCATGGTCCAGCACCGGCACGATGGCGCGCGGATTGACCTTCAGGAAATCGGCATGGAACTGCTCGCCCTTTGGCAGATCGATATGCCGACCTTCCCATTCCAGCGCCTTTTCGGCCAGCACGATCCTGACCTTGATGGAACAGACGGAATTGGCACCGTGATAGAGGATCAGCATGACGTCGCTCCGGTCAGCAAAACCCGAAGTCTAGCCATGCCTTCGGGGCACGGCAACATGCCATGATCGGCGCCGCATCATAATAATCCAGACAGGATATTTACGCTGGTCTGCGACCCTGTGCCTGGCCTAGTCTTGGCATTCACCGCCGGATAGCCCGGCGACAGGGCAAGGGAGTTTTACGATGCGCAATGTCACCGCCGACAACATCACGGATGTGTTCATGGGATATTTCGGCGCGGACACTGATCCACGCATGCGCGAGGTCATGCAAAGCCTTGCCACCCATCTTCACGCCTTTGCCAGGGATGTGAACCTGACCCATGACGAATGGCGCAAGGGGATTGAGTTTCTTGAGGCGGCGGGCCGGATTTCCGATGAAACACGCCATGAATTCGTTCTGCTGTCAGACGTTCTGGGTCTGTCGTCGCTTGTCGACATGCTGCATTCCAGCAACGCCGGCACATCATCCAGCGTTCTCGGACCCTTCCATATTTCAGGGTCGCCGCCATTGGCCTTTGGCGGCGATATGAAACGCCATTATGACGGCGAGGTGCTGGTCGCCTGCGGCACTGTCACCGACACCGCCGGCAACCCCATCGAGGGGGCCGAGATCGACATCTGGCAGACCGCGCCGAACGGGCTTTATTCAAGCCAGGATGAAGAGCAGGACACATTTTCCTTTCATGGCATCCAGACAACCGGCCCGGATGGGCGATACGGTTTCACCACTGTGAAACCGGTCAGCTACACCGTGCCCACAGACGGGCCTGTCGGCGACATCCTGCGGGCCACCGGGCGTCATCCCTGGCGGCCGTCGCACCTTCATTACATCGTCAAGGCACCCGGATTCAGGCCTCTGGTGACCGAGATTTTCCCCGATGACGACCCCTATCTTGATCAGGATACGGTGTTCGGTGTTCGCGGTGATCTGGTGATGAAATATGAACCGCATCCGCCAGAAGCATTCCCGTCCGGCTATGCGCTGAGTGGCAGCGTGACAGAACCCTTCCTGCTGGCCGAGTTCGACCTGCGGCTGGTGCCGCTTGGCTGACCTGTAAGAGCAGACTTGCCTCGCATCGATTCACCAGCCAACATGACTGGTGTCAAAGTGTGTGCGAAGCAGGCATGCCTGAACAAAATAAGCAGGTCCGGAACTAACCGGGCATTTTAGGGAGGATTTTATGTCAAAATTTTTTGCAATGGCGAGTGCTGCCGCGATTATCGGCCTCACCATGTCAGC from Alphaproteobacteria bacterium LSUCC0719 encodes:
- a CDS encoding Gfo/Idh/MocA family protein — encoded protein: MTVHYGVIGCGMMGREHLANIALMEDAAASVIFEPDPKMAAAAAAAAPDAILADSIESLLAHDKLDCLLIVSPNHCHTSQLQMIASKVSLPILVEKPLFTDPADLANIEAFRDSYAAPVWVAMEYRYMPPMQRFLDQLDAATGGIRMLSIVEHRYPFLEKVGNWNRFNANSGGTFVEKCCHFFDLMRLVLGSDPVRVMATGGQEVNHLDERYDGTAPDIWDCGYVIVDFANGTRAMLELSMFAEGSEYQEMVHAVGPDGKLEVKIPGPARFWSGPEDRRPVPHIVASPRHPCAPVVIDVPVDDVILAAGDHNGSTYHQHLKFLDVVRGSGRVEVGLDDGIWAVRMGQAAQESARTGMAVTF
- a CDS encoding glutathione S-transferase family protein encodes the protein MLILYHGANSVCSIKVRIVLAEKALEWEGRHIDLPKGEQFHADFLKVNPRAIVPVLDHDGVLIRESSVISEYLDGLSAHNRLMPTDPAAQAHTRIWGLNTLEYHDSVNTLTFSSYQRQMLLAKSPEELQARWDAMPDRIRVQKTLDLMEHGAQSYYVPVALSRLQRMCAEMEESLATHGWLMGPDYGLADALVTAYFFRLDCIGVSRLWESRFPRVTDWFARVGNRPSLAAATAPWLDEAAIDNIRRIGRKTFIEDADFPDYF
- a CDS encoding GntR family transcriptional regulator; amino-acid sequence: MTDDYDTIAEQGALPVYMQIAELVARQIEAGLLSEGQRLPPEREMARQHGVAVGTLRKSLARLTEIGHLDRRQGSGNYIRRTSHTASLYSLFRLERPDGGGLPSARLLSCQRVRKPDDLPSFGTASDGYRFRRLRFLDSIPVAIEEIWLDGDAAPEIDPARVSQSLYQFYRDELGLWITRTEDQVALAQLPDWTVDQFPLPAGSTVGYVERYGWSQHDQRIEFSRNWFDPNTARFIARQGPMTPASNLPVNAPDQ
- a CDS encoding dioxygenase, whose product is MRNVTADNITDVFMGYFGADTDPRMREVMQSLATHLHAFARDVNLTHDEWRKGIEFLEAAGRISDETRHEFVLLSDVLGLSSLVDMLHSSNAGTSSSVLGPFHISGSPPLAFGGDMKRHYDGEVLVACGTVTDTAGNPIEGAEIDIWQTAPNGLYSSQDEEQDTFSFHGIQTTGPDGRYGFTTVKPVSYTVPTDGPVGDILRATGRHPWRPSHLHYIVKAPGFRPLVTEIFPDDDPYLDQDTVFGVRGDLVMKYEPHPPEAFPSGYALSGSVTEPFLLAEFDLRLVPLG